The following are from one region of the Myotis daubentonii chromosome 2, mMyoDau2.1, whole genome shotgun sequence genome:
- the LTA4H gene encoding leukotriene A-4 hydrolase isoform X3: MSAIRDGEAPDPGDPSRKIYRFSQKVPIPCYLIALVVGALESRQIGPRTLVWSEKEQVEKSAYEFSETETMLKIAEDLGGPYVWGQYDLLVLPPSFPYGGMENPCLTFVTPTLLAGDKSLSNVIAHEISHSWTGNLVTNKTWDHFWLNEGHTVYLERHICGRLFGERFRHFHALGGWGELQNSIKTFGDTHPFTKLVVDLANVDPDIAYSSVPYEKGFALLFYLEQLLGGPEVFLGFLKAYVEKFSYQSITTDDWKDFLYSHFKDKVDILNQVDWNTWLYSPGLPPVKPTYDMTLTNACIALSQRWITAKEDDLSSFNSADLKDLSSHQLNEFLAQMLQKAPLPLGHIKRMQEVYNFNAINNSEIRFRWLRLCIQSKWEEAIPLALKMVTEQGRMKFTRPLFKDLAAFDKSRDQAICTYQEHKASMHPVTAMLVGKDLKVD, encoded by the exons ATGAGTGCCATTCGGGATGGAGAAGCACCTGACCCAGGAGATCCGAGCAGGAAAATATACAGATTCAGCCAAAAA GTCCCGATTCCCTGCTACTTGATTGCTTTAGTTGTTGGAGCTTTAGAAAGCAG GCAGATTGGCCCGAGAACATTGGTATGGTCTGAGAAAGAGCAGGTGGAAAAGTCAGCCTATGAATTTTCTGAG ACTGAAACTATGCTTAAGATTGCAGAAGATCTGGGAGGCCCATACGTATGGGGGCAGTATGACCTATTGGTCCTGCCACCATCCTTCCCTTATGGCGGCATGGAAAATCCTTGCCTCACTTTTGTAACTCCTACTCTGCTG gcagGTGACAAGTCCCTCTCTAAT GTTATTGCACATGAAATATCTCATAGTTGGACAGGAAATCTAGTGACCAACAAAACTTGGGATCACTTttg gTTAAATGAAGGACATACTGTGTACTTGGAACGCCACATTTGCGGACGGTTGTTTGGTGAAAGGTTCAGACACTTTCATGCtctgggaggatggggagagcTACAGAATTCG ATAAAGACTTTTGGGGATACACATCCTTTCACCAAACTTGTGGTTGATCTGGCGAATGTAGACCCTGATATCGCATATTCTTCAGTTCCCTATGAGAAGGGCTTTGCTTTACTCTTTTACCTTGAGCAGCTTCTTGGAGGACCAG agGTTTTCCTAGGATTCCTGAAGGCTTATGTTGAGAAATTTTCCTACCAGAGCATAACCACTGATGACTGGAAGGACTTCCTGTATTCTCACTTTAAAGATAAG GTTGATATTCTCAATCAAGTCGACTGGAACACCTGGCTCTACTCTCCTGGACTGCCTCCTGTAAAACCCAC tTATGATATGACCCTGACAAATGCTTGTATTGCCTTAAGTCAAAGATGGATTACT GCCAAAGAAGATGATTTAAGTTCATTCAACTCAGCCGACCTGAAAGATCTCTCTTCTCATCAGCTGAATGAATTTTTAGCACAGATGCTTCAGAAA GCACCTCTTCCATTGGGGCACATAAAGCGAATGCAAGAGGTGTACAACTTCAATGCCATTAACAATTCTGAAATACGATTCAG ATGGTTGCGACTCTGCATTCAATCGAAATGGGAGGAAGCAATTCCTTTGGCTCTAAAAATGGTGACTGAACAAGGAAGAATGAAGTTCACACGACCCTTATTCAA ggaCCTGGCTGCCTTTGACAAGTCCCGTGATCAAGCCATCTGTACCTACCAAGAGCACAAAGCAAGTATGCACCCTGTGACTGCCATGCTGGTGGGCAAGGATTTAAAAGTGGATTAA
- the LTA4H gene encoding leukotriene A-4 hydrolase isoform X2, giving the protein MPAVVDTCSLATPASVCRTKHLHLRCSVDFTRRALTGTAALTVQAQEDNLRSLILDTKDLTIEKVVINGQEVKYVLGERQSYKGSPMEISLPIALSKNQEVVIEISFETSPKSSALQWLTPEQTSGKEHPYLFSQCQAIHCRAILPCQDTPSVKLTYSAEVSVPKELVALMSAIRDGEAPDPGDPSRKIYRFSQKVPIPCYLIALVVGALESRQIGPRTLVWSEKEQVEKSAYEFSETETMLKIAEDLGGPYVWGQYDLLVLPPSFPYGGMENPCLTFVTPTLLAGDKSLSNVIAHEISHSWTGNLVTNKTWDHFWLNEGHTVYLERHICGRLFGERFRHFHALGGWGELQNSIKTFGDTHPFTKLVVDLANVDPDIAYSSVPYEKGFALLFYLEQLLGGPEVFLGFLKAYVEKFSYQSITTDDWKDFLYSHFKDKVDILNQVDWNTWLYSPGLPPVKPTYDMTLTNACIALSQRWITAKEDDLSSFNSADLKDLSSHQLNEFLAQMLQKMVATLHSIEMGGSNSFGSKNGD; this is encoded by the exons ATGCCAGCGGTGGTGGACACGTGCTCCTTGGCCACTCCGGCGTCCGTCTGCCGGACCAAGCATCTGCATCTGCGCTGCAGCGTCGACTTCACTCGCCGGGCGCTGACGGGCACCGCCGCGCTCACGGTCCAGGCTCAGGAGGACAATCTGCGCAGCCTG ATTTTGGATACAAAGGACCTTACAATAGAAAAAGTGGTCATCAATGGACAAGAAGTCAAATATGTTCTTGGAGAAAGACAAAGTTACAAAGGATCACCCATGGAAATCTCTCTTCCCATTGCTCTGAGCAA AAATCAAGAAGTGGTtatagaaatttcttttgaaacatCGCCAAAATCTTCTGCCCTGCAGTGGCTCACTCCTGAACAAACTTCCGGGAAGGAGCACCCATATCTCTTTAGTCAGTGCCAG gccATCCACTGCCGAGCAATTCTTCCTTGCCAGGACACGCCTTCTGTGAAGTTAACCTACAGTGCAGAG GTGTCTGTCCCTAAAGAACTGGTAGCACTTATGAGTGCCATTCGGGATGGAGAAGCACCTGACCCAGGAGATCCGAGCAGGAAAATATACAGATTCAGCCAAAAA GTCCCGATTCCCTGCTACTTGATTGCTTTAGTTGTTGGAGCTTTAGAAAGCAG GCAGATTGGCCCGAGAACATTGGTATGGTCTGAGAAAGAGCAGGTGGAAAAGTCAGCCTATGAATTTTCTGAG ACTGAAACTATGCTTAAGATTGCAGAAGATCTGGGAGGCCCATACGTATGGGGGCAGTATGACCTATTGGTCCTGCCACCATCCTTCCCTTATGGCGGCATGGAAAATCCTTGCCTCACTTTTGTAACTCCTACTCTGCTG gcagGTGACAAGTCCCTCTCTAAT GTTATTGCACATGAAATATCTCATAGTTGGACAGGAAATCTAGTGACCAACAAAACTTGGGATCACTTttg gTTAAATGAAGGACATACTGTGTACTTGGAACGCCACATTTGCGGACGGTTGTTTGGTGAAAGGTTCAGACACTTTCATGCtctgggaggatggggagagcTACAGAATTCG ATAAAGACTTTTGGGGATACACATCCTTTCACCAAACTTGTGGTTGATCTGGCGAATGTAGACCCTGATATCGCATATTCTTCAGTTCCCTATGAGAAGGGCTTTGCTTTACTCTTTTACCTTGAGCAGCTTCTTGGAGGACCAG agGTTTTCCTAGGATTCCTGAAGGCTTATGTTGAGAAATTTTCCTACCAGAGCATAACCACTGATGACTGGAAGGACTTCCTGTATTCTCACTTTAAAGATAAG GTTGATATTCTCAATCAAGTCGACTGGAACACCTGGCTCTACTCTCCTGGACTGCCTCCTGTAAAACCCAC tTATGATATGACCCTGACAAATGCTTGTATTGCCTTAAGTCAAAGATGGATTACT GCCAAAGAAGATGATTTAAGTTCATTCAACTCAGCCGACCTGAAAGATCTCTCTTCTCATCAGCTGAATGAATTTTTAGCACAGATGCTTCAGAAA ATGGTTGCGACTCTGCATTCAATCGAAATGGGAGGAAGCAATTCCTTTGGCTCTAAAAATGGTGACTGA
- the LTA4H gene encoding leukotriene A-4 hydrolase isoform X1 yields MPAVVDTCSLATPASVCRTKHLHLRCSVDFTRRALTGTAALTVQAQEDNLRSLILDTKDLTIEKVVINGQEVKYVLGERQSYKGSPMEISLPIALSKNQEVVIEISFETSPKSSALQWLTPEQTSGKEHPYLFSQCQAIHCRAILPCQDTPSVKLTYSAEVSVPKELVALMSAIRDGEAPDPGDPSRKIYRFSQKVPIPCYLIALVVGALESRQIGPRTLVWSEKEQVEKSAYEFSETETMLKIAEDLGGPYVWGQYDLLVLPPSFPYGGMENPCLTFVTPTLLAGDKSLSNVIAHEISHSWTGNLVTNKTWDHFWLNEGHTVYLERHICGRLFGERFRHFHALGGWGELQNSIKTFGDTHPFTKLVVDLANVDPDIAYSSVPYEKGFALLFYLEQLLGGPEVFLGFLKAYVEKFSYQSITTDDWKDFLYSHFKDKVDILNQVDWNTWLYSPGLPPVKPTYDMTLTNACIALSQRWITAKEDDLSSFNSADLKDLSSHQLNEFLAQMLQKAPLPLGHIKRMQEVYNFNAINNSEIRFRWLRLCIQSKWEEAIPLALKMVTEQGRMKFTRPLFKDLAAFDKSRDQAICTYQEHKASMHPVTAMLVGKDLKVD; encoded by the exons ATGCCAGCGGTGGTGGACACGTGCTCCTTGGCCACTCCGGCGTCCGTCTGCCGGACCAAGCATCTGCATCTGCGCTGCAGCGTCGACTTCACTCGCCGGGCGCTGACGGGCACCGCCGCGCTCACGGTCCAGGCTCAGGAGGACAATCTGCGCAGCCTG ATTTTGGATACAAAGGACCTTACAATAGAAAAAGTGGTCATCAATGGACAAGAAGTCAAATATGTTCTTGGAGAAAGACAAAGTTACAAAGGATCACCCATGGAAATCTCTCTTCCCATTGCTCTGAGCAA AAATCAAGAAGTGGTtatagaaatttcttttgaaacatCGCCAAAATCTTCTGCCCTGCAGTGGCTCACTCCTGAACAAACTTCCGGGAAGGAGCACCCATATCTCTTTAGTCAGTGCCAG gccATCCACTGCCGAGCAATTCTTCCTTGCCAGGACACGCCTTCTGTGAAGTTAACCTACAGTGCAGAG GTGTCTGTCCCTAAAGAACTGGTAGCACTTATGAGTGCCATTCGGGATGGAGAAGCACCTGACCCAGGAGATCCGAGCAGGAAAATATACAGATTCAGCCAAAAA GTCCCGATTCCCTGCTACTTGATTGCTTTAGTTGTTGGAGCTTTAGAAAGCAG GCAGATTGGCCCGAGAACATTGGTATGGTCTGAGAAAGAGCAGGTGGAAAAGTCAGCCTATGAATTTTCTGAG ACTGAAACTATGCTTAAGATTGCAGAAGATCTGGGAGGCCCATACGTATGGGGGCAGTATGACCTATTGGTCCTGCCACCATCCTTCCCTTATGGCGGCATGGAAAATCCTTGCCTCACTTTTGTAACTCCTACTCTGCTG gcagGTGACAAGTCCCTCTCTAAT GTTATTGCACATGAAATATCTCATAGTTGGACAGGAAATCTAGTGACCAACAAAACTTGGGATCACTTttg gTTAAATGAAGGACATACTGTGTACTTGGAACGCCACATTTGCGGACGGTTGTTTGGTGAAAGGTTCAGACACTTTCATGCtctgggaggatggggagagcTACAGAATTCG ATAAAGACTTTTGGGGATACACATCCTTTCACCAAACTTGTGGTTGATCTGGCGAATGTAGACCCTGATATCGCATATTCTTCAGTTCCCTATGAGAAGGGCTTTGCTTTACTCTTTTACCTTGAGCAGCTTCTTGGAGGACCAG agGTTTTCCTAGGATTCCTGAAGGCTTATGTTGAGAAATTTTCCTACCAGAGCATAACCACTGATGACTGGAAGGACTTCCTGTATTCTCACTTTAAAGATAAG GTTGATATTCTCAATCAAGTCGACTGGAACACCTGGCTCTACTCTCCTGGACTGCCTCCTGTAAAACCCAC tTATGATATGACCCTGACAAATGCTTGTATTGCCTTAAGTCAAAGATGGATTACT GCCAAAGAAGATGATTTAAGTTCATTCAACTCAGCCGACCTGAAAGATCTCTCTTCTCATCAGCTGAATGAATTTTTAGCACAGATGCTTCAGAAA GCACCTCTTCCATTGGGGCACATAAAGCGAATGCAAGAGGTGTACAACTTCAATGCCATTAACAATTCTGAAATACGATTCAG ATGGTTGCGACTCTGCATTCAATCGAAATGGGAGGAAGCAATTCCTTTGGCTCTAAAAATGGTGACTGAACAAGGAAGAATGAAGTTCACACGACCCTTATTCAA ggaCCTGGCTGCCTTTGACAAGTCCCGTGATCAAGCCATCTGTACCTACCAAGAGCACAAAGCAAGTATGCACCCTGTGACTGCCATGCTGGTGGGCAAGGATTTAAAAGTGGATTAA